A genomic window from Haladaptatus caseinilyticus includes:
- a CDS encoding trans-sulfuration enzyme family protein codes for MAVTHAEQPTHDDRAGDVTMPIHLASTYEVGGIDPDIALEDLDPDENQYLYSRLSNPTRHALEKRLAALEGGDHGMAFASGTSAIVATITACVSPGDHVVAFDDLYGGTKTMLKELFRERLNVAVDFVDARDTDTVSDAVRDRTTLIWMETPTNPLLRLCDIEAIASIAESVGATLGVDNTFLSPYFQQPLELGADVVVHSTTKYLNGHSDSIGGAVVTSDDDLAAEIGFLQQVGMGNMLAPFDAFLTLRGLKTLPLRMRQHETNAAEIAAYLDEHEGVSEVYYPGLESHPQYDLAKRQMDGGGGVVSFELDGELEAVERFVAELDRFALAVSLGGVESLIEHPASMTHSPLTPEEREEIGISDSLLRISVGVEHPRDLLADLESAFEVVE; via the coding sequence ATGGCGGTAACACACGCCGAACAGCCGACTCACGACGACCGAGCGGGCGACGTAACGATGCCGATCCATCTCGCTTCGACCTACGAGGTCGGTGGCATCGACCCCGACATCGCACTCGAAGATTTGGACCCCGACGAAAACCAGTATCTCTACTCGCGTCTCTCGAACCCAACTCGGCACGCACTCGAAAAGCGACTGGCGGCCCTCGAAGGTGGTGACCATGGCATGGCGTTTGCATCCGGTACCTCCGCAATCGTCGCCACCATCACGGCATGCGTCTCGCCGGGCGATCACGTCGTCGCGTTCGACGACCTTTACGGCGGAACGAAGACGATGCTCAAGGAACTGTTCCGCGAGCGACTGAACGTGGCAGTCGATTTCGTAGACGCTCGGGACACCGATACCGTTTCGGATGCCGTGCGCGACAGGACCACCCTTATCTGGATGGAAACGCCGACGAACCCGCTCCTCCGACTCTGTGACATCGAAGCCATCGCCTCCATCGCCGAATCTGTCGGCGCGACCCTCGGCGTGGATAACACCTTCCTCTCGCCGTATTTTCAGCAACCGCTCGAACTGGGTGCGGACGTGGTCGTCCACAGCACGACGAAGTATCTAAACGGCCACAGCGACTCCATCGGCGGTGCCGTAGTCACCAGCGACGACGACCTGGCGGCGGAAATTGGCTTCCTCCAGCAGGTCGGTATGGGGAACATGCTCGCCCCCTTCGACGCCTTCCTGACCCTTCGCGGCCTGAAAACGCTCCCGCTTCGAATGCGCCAACACGAAACGAACGCCGCCGAAATCGCAGCCTATCTGGACGAGCACGAGGGCGTTTCCGAAGTTTACTACCCCGGACTCGAATCCCACCCACAGTACGATCTCGCGAAGCGCCAGATGGACGGCGGCGGCGGCGTCGTCTCCTTCGAACTCGACGGCGAACTCGAAGCGGTTGAACGATTCGTCGCCGAACTCGACCGTTTCGCGCTGGCCGTCAGTCTCGGCGGCGTCGAATCGCTCATCGAACATCCAGCGAGCATGACGCACTCGCCACTGACCCCCGAGGAACGCGAAGAAATCGGAATCAGTGATTCCCTCCTGCGGATTTCCGTCGGCGTCGAACATCCGCGGGACTTGCTCGCCGACCTGGAATCCGCGTTCGAAGTCGTCGAATAG
- a CDS encoding aldehyde ferredoxin oxidoreductase family protein — protein MTDLGGFHDHVARVDLSDGSVNYESVDDDDAKKYIGARGLGVKYVFDQGADVDPLGPDNLLAFMNGPLTGTQTVMSGRIAVCTKSPLTNTVTDSHHGGWSGARLKWAGFDGLLFEGESDDPVYVVVEDGEIELRDASHLWGKGVHETRDTLEEEVDGAYGKNLSMMAIGPAGENEVRYACIINEDDRASGRGGTGAVMGSKGLKAIVIKSTTKMQKPADQETFQKGHKQAMQAIQESDVTAPNEGGLSLYGTNVLMNVTEEMDGLPTRNAKYTSTSKEAEAGTPERDIDAENVSGENVRENILVDEPTCHSCPVACKKEVEVQVNHKGEDMNVRMESYEYESAWALGPNSMTDDRDKVALMIDRCNDVALDTIEMGNTMAMAMEATEEGRLDDGLEWGDVETMVDMIDRVAHREDELADLLAEGAARAATELGDEEMALDVKGQTMAAYDPRAMKGMAIGYATSNRGACHLRGYTPAAELLGIPEKVDPAAWEGKGELCATFQDMHAVSDSFDICKFNAFAEGVEEYVLQYNGMTGLDVSEDELMESGERIYNLERYYNNLVGFDGDDDDLPVRFVEGHPDAIPGEGGSEGQLAELDEMKEEYYNVRGWEDGVVPDEKLDELGIDVGPGTGVSRGGAAASGDD, from the coding sequence ATGACTGACTTAGGCGGTTTTCACGACCACGTCGCTCGCGTCGACCTCTCGGACGGTTCGGTGAACTACGAGAGCGTCGATGACGACGACGCAAAAAAATACATCGGGGCGCGCGGACTCGGTGTCAAGTACGTGTTCGACCAGGGGGCGGACGTTGACCCGCTCGGACCGGACAACCTCTTGGCGTTCATGAATGGGCCCCTGACGGGTACACAGACGGTGATGAGTGGCCGAATCGCGGTCTGTACGAAGTCGCCACTGACGAACACTGTGACGGACTCCCACCATGGTGGGTGGTCGGGCGCACGACTCAAATGGGCCGGATTCGACGGTCTGTTGTTCGAAGGCGAATCCGACGACCCGGTATACGTGGTCGTCGAAGACGGTGAAATCGAACTCCGCGACGCGTCGCATCTCTGGGGCAAAGGTGTCCACGAAACCCGCGACACCTTGGAAGAGGAAGTCGATGGTGCGTACGGCAAGAACCTCTCCATGATGGCTATCGGGCCAGCAGGCGAAAACGAGGTTCGATACGCCTGCATCATCAACGAGGACGACCGAGCATCCGGTCGCGGCGGCACCGGTGCCGTAATGGGGTCGAAAGGCCTCAAGGCAATCGTCATCAAATCCACGACGAAGATGCAAAAGCCCGCGGACCAGGAGACGTTCCAGAAAGGCCACAAACAGGCGATGCAGGCCATTCAGGAGTCCGACGTAACGGCCCCGAACGAAGGTGGTCTCTCGCTGTACGGAACGAACGTCCTGATGAACGTCACGGAGGAGATGGACGGTCTTCCGACTCGGAACGCCAAATACACCAGTACCAGCAAAGAGGCGGAGGCTGGAACCCCGGAACGGGACATCGATGCCGAAAACGTCTCCGGCGAGAACGTCCGCGAAAACATCCTCGTTGACGAACCGACCTGTCACTCCTGTCCGGTCGCCTGTAAGAAGGAAGTCGAGGTGCAGGTTAACCACAAGGGTGAGGACATGAACGTGCGAATGGAGTCCTACGAATACGAGTCCGCGTGGGCACTCGGACCGAACTCGATGACCGACGACCGCGATAAGGTCGCGTTGATGATCGACCGGTGTAACGACGTGGCACTCGACACCATCGAGATGGGTAACACCATGGCGATGGCGATGGAAGCCACCGAGGAAGGTCGGTTGGACGACGGTCTCGAATGGGGCGACGTGGAAACGATGGTCGATATGATAGACCGCGTAGCCCACCGCGAGGACGAACTGGCAGACTTGCTCGCGGAAGGTGCAGCCCGCGCCGCAACCGAACTCGGCGACGAGGAGATGGCGCTGGACGTGAAAGGCCAGACGATGGCCGCCTACGACCCACGCGCCATGAAAGGCATGGCGATCGGCTACGCGACCAGCAACCGTGGTGCCTGCCATCTGCGCGGGTACACACCCGCCGCAGAACTGCTCGGAATTCCGGAGAAGGTCGATCCCGCCGCGTGGGAAGGAAAGGGCGAGCTGTGCGCAACCTTCCAAGATATGCACGCCGTCAGCGACTCGTTCGACATCTGCAAGTTCAACGCCTTCGCGGAAGGTGTCGAGGAGTACGTCCTTCAGTACAACGGGATGACCGGCCTTGACGTGTCCGAAGACGAGCTGATGGAGTCCGGCGAGCGTATCTACAACCTTGAACGGTACTACAACAACCTCGTCGGATTCGACGGCGACGACGACGACCTGCCGGTGCGGTTCGTCGAGGGGCACCCCGATGCCATCCCCGGAGAGGGCGGATCGGAGGGCCAACTCGCCGAACTCGACGAGATGAAAGAGGAGTACTACAACGTTCGCGGCTGGGAAGACGGCGTCGTGCCGGACGAAAAGTTGGACGAACTCGGCATCGACGTCGGTCCCGGAACCGGCGTCAGTCGCGGCGGTGCGGCAGCCTCCGGCGACGACTAG
- a CDS encoding ubiquitin-like small modifier protein 1 — translation MELTLRFFANFREDVGQKELEREFPDDSTVGNVLESLTEEYGIDVFEGGDLRPQISIMKNGKDVVHLDGRETSLSDGDKLSIFPPVAGG, via the coding sequence ATGGAACTCACGCTCCGGTTCTTTGCGAATTTCCGCGAAGATGTCGGACAGAAGGAGCTCGAACGGGAGTTTCCCGATGATTCGACCGTCGGTAACGTTCTCGAATCGCTCACCGAGGAGTACGGCATCGACGTGTTCGAGGGCGGCGACCTCCGACCGCAGATCTCGATCATGAAAAACGGGAAGGACGTCGTTCACCTCGACGGTCGGGAAACCTCGCTTTCGGACGGCGACAAGTTGAGTATCTTCCCGCCGGTCGCAGGTGGATAG
- a CDS encoding aldo/keto reductase: MGLETVSLGDTGTKVSEIAFGTWRFGRENDDGAVEIGEKRAHELLDAYADAGGNFIDTADMYGDGESERYIGNWLADRDREDFVIASKIYWPTRKDDPNGRGLSRKHLRRQMNLILDRLGTEYIDLLYIHRWDDETPADEFMRTLDGFVRDGKVNYIGTSTLEPNAWKVVKANEMEYEPFRLAQPRYNLVNREIESNYLPMCEDYGIGLIPWSPLAGGFLTGKYSRDEEPPVGTRGATDQQFRNSYLTDENFDVLEEVEAVAEDIDTTPAKVSLAWLLKHDAVTAPIVGARTVEQLEENIDATEISLTDEQFERLANAK; this comes from the coding sequence ATGGGACTCGAAACTGTGTCACTCGGTGATACCGGCACGAAAGTGAGTGAAATCGCGTTCGGAACGTGGCGGTTCGGTCGCGAGAACGACGACGGTGCGGTCGAAATCGGCGAAAAACGGGCCCACGAACTCCTCGACGCCTACGCGGACGCGGGCGGGAACTTCATCGACACCGCCGACATGTACGGTGACGGCGAAAGCGAGCGCTATATCGGTAACTGGCTCGCGGACCGTGACCGCGAGGATTTCGTCATCGCGTCCAAAATATACTGGCCAACCCGGAAGGACGACCCGAACGGACGTGGCCTCTCCAGAAAACACCTCCGTCGGCAGATGAATCTCATCCTTGACCGTCTCGGTACGGAGTACATCGACCTGTTGTACATTCACCGCTGGGACGACGAGACACCCGCGGACGAATTTATGCGAACTCTCGACGGTTTCGTCCGGGACGGCAAGGTGAACTATATCGGAACCTCGACACTCGAACCGAACGCCTGGAAAGTCGTCAAAGCGAACGAGATGGAGTACGAACCGTTCCGCCTCGCACAGCCGCGATACAACCTCGTCAACCGGGAAATCGAGTCGAACTACCTCCCGATGTGCGAGGATTACGGCATCGGCCTCATCCCGTGGTCCCCACTTGCTGGAGGGTTCCTGACGGGCAAGTACTCCCGAGACGAGGAACCGCCGGTAGGCACCCGCGGTGCGACCGACCAGCAGTTCCGAAACTCCTACCTCACCGACGAGAATTTCGACGTGTTGGAGGAAGTCGAAGCGGTTGCCGAGGATATCGACACGACTCCCGCGAAGGTCAGCCTCGCGTGGCTGCTGAAACACGACGCCGTCACGGCACCTATCGTCGGCGCACGAACGGTCGAGCAGTTGGAAGAAAACATCGACGCGACCGAGATCTCGCTCACGGACGAACAGTTCGAGCGACTGGCGAACGCGAAGTAA